The Polynucleobacter sp. JS-Mosq-20-D10 region AAAGATTTTAGTAACCTTGCATCTACGACATTTGCGCCACTTGAGCTAATTTTCAACACAAGAACATCATTCTGTAGTGTGAACTTTTCCGCGCCCGCCATTGCGTCACCATTAATAACCGGTGGTATTGCAATAGCTGGTGCGCTCGACAATTGGGTTGGAACATCAGCCCTACTTGAGGTTGCAGGCTTATCAGCAGGCGCTGGAGTGGTTGCTATAGGCCCACCAAACATCGATGGCTTGCCCTCATGAACCTGCCAGTTGTTGTACAACAACAGGCCAGACATGGAGAAGACAGCCCAAAGAATTGTTTTTTTAAAGTCCATTTGGATTCACTTAATGATGAGATGTTGGTTTTACCGCAGGGTCGTGTCCGCCTTGTGACCATGGATTGCAACGCAAAATACGCCACACTATCAGCCTAAAGCTTTTTAAAAATCCGTAACTTGTAAAGCAGTCGCAGGCATATTGTGAGCATGAGGGAATAAATTTACAGTGCA contains the following coding sequences:
- the yidD gene encoding membrane protein insertion efficiency factor YidD, yielding MRLVNRLGIKVVRLYQIALSPFVGMHCKFIPSCSQYACDCFTSYGFLKSFRLIVWRILRCNPWSQGGHDPAVKPTSHH